In one Ochotona princeps isolate mOchPri1 chromosome 16, mOchPri1.hap1, whole genome shotgun sequence genomic region, the following are encoded:
- the ISOC2 gene encoding isochorismatase domain-containing protein 2 isoform X2: MAAAARPGLGRVLPGSSILFLCDMQEKFRSSVTCFPQIVAVAARMLRVARLLEVPAVLTEQYPQGLGHTVPELGAEGLQPVTKTCFSMVPVVRQELDSRPQLQSVLLCGIETQACILNTALDLLDRGLQVHVVADACSSRSQVDRLVALARMRQSGAFLSTSEALILQLVGDAAHPRFKEIQKIIKEPAPDSGLLGLFQGQNPLFR; encoded by the exons ATGGCGGCAGCTgcgaggcctgggctgggccgagTGCTCCCTGGATCCTCCATCCTGTTCCTGTGTGACATGCAGGAAAAGTTCCGCAGCAGTGTCACCTGCTTCCCACAGATCGTCGCTGTGGCTGCACGCATGCTCAGG GTGGCCCGGCTGCTGGAGGTGCCAGCTGTGCTGACGGAGCAGTACCCACAGGGCCTGGGCCACACGGTGCCAGAGTTGGGGGCAGAGGGCCTACAGCCCGTGACCAAGACCTGCTTCAGCATGGTGCCTGTGGTGCGGCAGGAGCTGGACAGCCGGCCTCAGCTGCAGTCCGTGCTGCTCTGCGGCATTGAGACCCAGGCGTGCATCCTG AACACGGCCCTGGACCTCCTGGACCGGGGGCTGCAGGTCCACGTGGTGGCGGATGCCTGTTCCTCCCGCAG CCAGGTGGACCGGCTGGTGGCACTGGCCCGCATGCGACAGAGCGGGGCTTTCCTGTCCACGAGTGAGGCACTGATCCTGCAGCTGGTGGGGGACGCCGCCCACCCCCGGTTCAAGGAG ATCCAAAAGATCATCAAGGAACCCGCCCCGGACAGCGGGCTGCTGGGCCTCTTCCAAGGCCAGAACCCCCTCTTCCGCTGA
- the SHISA7 gene encoding protein shisa-7, which translates to MPALLFLGTLVLLASASGQAGARPSNATGAQPPGPLPALLAHLRRLTGALTGGGGAAAATGANGTRSSPAGGPGAAARAPPPAELCHGYYDVMGQYDATFNCSTGSYRFCCGTCHYRFCCEHRHMRLAQASCSNYDTPRWATTPPPLAGGAGGVGGAGGGLGPGQAGWLEGGRTGGAGVRGGEGPGGSTAYVVCGVISFALAVGVGAKVAFSKASRAPRAHREINVPRVLAQCSQNVSGGVSKPTNRALVDILRHQAGPGTRPDRARSSSLTPGIGVPDSMPPRTPKNLYNTVKPSDLDWRAMPPPSPSLHYSTLSCSRSFHNLSHLPPSYEAAVKSELSRYSSLKRLAEKDLDEAYLKRRHLAEMPRGTLPLHALRRPGTGGGYRTDAWGGPEELGLAPAPNPRRVMSQEHLLGDGRASRYEFTLPRARLVSQEHLLLSSPEALRQSREHLLSPPRSPALPPEPTTRASLAASHTNLLLGPGGPPTPLHGLPPPGLHAHHHHALHGSPQPAWMADAGGGGGTLARRPPFQRQGTLEQLQFIPGHHLPQHLRTASKNEVTV; encoded by the exons ATGCCGGCCCTGCTGTTCCTCGGGACCCTGGTGCTCCTGGCCTCCGCCTCCGGTCAGGCCGGGGCGCGCCCGTCCAACGCCACGGGCGCCCAGCCGCCGGGCCCGCTGCCCGCGCTGCTGGCGCACCTGCGACGCCTGACCGGGGCGCTGACAGGTGGCGGCGGGGCCGCAGCCGCGACGGGTGCCAATGGCACGAGGAGCAGCCCCGCGGGCGGCCCCGGTGCAGCGGCCCGTGCCCCGCCTCCGGCCGAGCTGTGCCACGGCTACTACGACGTCATGGGCCAGTACGACGCCACCTTCAACTGTAGCACCGGCTCCTACCGCTTCTGCTGTGGCACCTGCCACTACCGCTTCTGCTGCGAGCATCGCCACATGCGCCTGGCGCAGGCCTCCTGCTCGAACTACGACACGCCGCGCTGGGCCACCACGCCGCCGCCGCTAGCCGGGGGCGCCGGGGGCGTTGGGGGTGCGGGCGGGGGACTGGGGCCCGGCCAGGCTGGGTGGCTGGAAGGGGGCAGGACGGGGGGCGCCGGGGTGCGTGGGGGTGAGGGCCCCGGGGGCAGCACCGCCTACGTGGTGTGCGGGGTCATCAGCTTCGCCCTGGCCGTGGGCGTTGGCGCCAAAGTGGCCTTCAGCAAGGCGTCGCGCGCACCCAGGGCGCACCGGGAGATCAACgtgcccag AGTCCTGGCTCAATGCTCACAAAACGTTAGCGGCGGAGTCAGTAAGCCCACCAACAG GGCTCTGGTGGACATCCTGAGGCACCAGGCGGGGCCTGGGACCCGCCCAGACCGGGCCCGAAGCAGCTCCCTGACCCCGGGGATCGGGGTTCCTGACAGCATGCCCCCCAGGACGCCCAAGAACCTCTACAACACCGTGAAACCCTCCGACCTCG ACTGGCGGGCCAtgcccccacccagcccctcctTGCACTACTCCACACTGTCCTGCTCGCGGTCCTTCCACAACCTGTCGCACCTGCCCCCGTCCTACGAGGCAGCCGTGAAGTCGGAGCTGAGCCGGTACTCCTCCCTCAAGAGGCTGG CCGAGAAGGACCTGGACGAGGCCTACCTGAAGCGCAGGCACCTGGCTGAGATGCCCCGCGGGACGCTGCCGCTACACGCACTGCGGCGGCCGGGCACCGGGGGCGGCTACCGCACGGACGCCTGGGGCGGCCCggaggagctgggcctggcacccGCGCCCAACCCGCGGCGGGTCATGTCCCAGGAACATCTGCTGGGCGACGGCCGCGCCTCGCGCTACGAGTTCACACTGCCGCGCGCGCGCCTCGTGTCGcaggagcacctgctgctgtCGTCGCCCGAGGCCCTGCGCCAGAGTCGCGAACACCTGCTGTCGCCTCCGCGGAGCCCCGCGCTGCCCCCTGAGCCCACCACCCGAGCCAGCCTGGCCGCCTCGCACACCAACCTGCTTCTGGGGCCTGGGGGGCCCCCCACGCCGCTTCACGGGCTGCCGCCGCCGGGCCTGCACGCTCACCACCATCACGCCCTGCACGGCTCGCCTCAGCCCGCCTGGATGGCGGAtgccggcgggggcgggggcacGCTGGCCCGCAGGCCGCCCTTCCAGCGCCAAGGCACGCTGGAGCAGCTGCAGTTTATCCCTGGCCACCACCTGCCCCAGCACCTGCGCACCGCCAGCAAGAACGAGGTGACGGTCTGA
- the ISOC2 gene encoding isochorismatase domain-containing protein 2 isoform X1, with translation MAAAARPGLGRVLPGSSILFLCDMQEKFRSSVTCFPQIVAVAARMLRVARLLEVPAVLTEQYPQGLGHTVPELGAEGLQPVTKTCFSMVPVVRQELDSRPQLQSVLLCGIETQACILVSTGGPTPAEAWLPDPTLSCLLPPRLVPVSLVGLVLIFLCPQNTALDLLDRGLQVHVVADACSSRSQVDRLVALARMRQSGAFLSTSEALILQLVGDAAHPRFKEIQKIIKEPAPDSGLLGLFQGQNPLFR, from the exons ATGGCGGCAGCTgcgaggcctgggctgggccgagTGCTCCCTGGATCCTCCATCCTGTTCCTGTGTGACATGCAGGAAAAGTTCCGCAGCAGTGTCACCTGCTTCCCACAGATCGTCGCTGTGGCTGCACGCATGCTCAGG GTGGCCCGGCTGCTGGAGGTGCCAGCTGTGCTGACGGAGCAGTACCCACAGGGCCTGGGCCACACGGTGCCAGAGTTGGGGGCAGAGGGCCTACAGCCCGTGACCAAGACCTGCTTCAGCATGGTGCCTGTGGTGCGGCAGGAGCTGGACAGCCGGCCTCAGCTGCAGTCCGTGCTGCTCTGCGGCATTGAGACCCAGGCGTGCATCCTGGTGAGCACCGGGGGCCCCACCCCTGCCGAGGCCTGGCTCCCGGACCCCACCCTGTCATGCTTGCTGCCCCCTCGCCTGGTCCCGGTCTCCCTTGTGGGGTTGGTCCTGATCTTCTTGTGTCCCCAGAACACGGCCCTGGACCTCCTGGACCGGGGGCTGCAGGTCCACGTGGTGGCGGATGCCTGTTCCTCCCGCAG CCAGGTGGACCGGCTGGTGGCACTGGCCCGCATGCGACAGAGCGGGGCTTTCCTGTCCACGAGTGAGGCACTGATCCTGCAGCTGGTGGGGGACGCCGCCCACCCCCGGTTCAAGGAG ATCCAAAAGATCATCAAGGAACCCGCCCCGGACAGCGGGCTGCTGGGCCTCTTCCAAGGCCAGAACCCCCTCTTCCGCTGA